A genomic region of Chitinimonas arctica contains the following coding sequences:
- a CDS encoding phosphopantetheine-binding protein, giving the protein MMDVFARNKLVSDYLCKLAGRQELDEAVDIFETGLVNSLATIQLIAFLEKNFKFKVGLDDLDRANFCSIQAVCGFLDRKVAVNA; this is encoded by the coding sequence ATGATGGACGTGTTCGCTCGAAATAAGCTGGTGTCTGACTACCTTTGTAAGCTTGCCGGACGGCAAGAGCTCGATGAGGCGGTCGACATTTTCGAGACTGGCCTGGTGAATTCCCTGGCCACCATTCAGCTGATCGCATTCCTGGAGAAGAACTTCAAGTTCAAGGTCGGTCTCGATGACCTCGACCGCGCCAACTTCTGCAGCATCCAGGCCGTTTGCGGCTTTCTGGACAGGAAAGTAGCCGTCAATGCTTAA
- a CDS encoding acyl-CoA dehydrogenase family protein, with protein sequence MLKRFLSPEQNDYLHAFEHFSATEVAPHADDWDRQEATPSSIVQKLARKGWLGGLASRENGGLGFDATTFGLLNMAVGAGSGSLTGLLNVHSMVLKSIEDWGSAEQKQRYLPTLVRGELVGAFAQTEVSAGGDSGNLKTRFEEDGDELRITGQKTWITYAQTADLFMVFGKLGGLDTAVLVPKGTPGFTITPKHNMLGFKSAHLAVLDFADCRVPKANIVGKPGFGQSLISTGALDYGRISVAWAALGIQQAALAASARRASSRSAFGVMLADQGLIRGYLAEMSGSLLASQMVCLSATHAKEAREEDALEQILQAKLFASRQAGEAADKAVQIHGGHGCDEANGISRLFRDAKILQVVEGSNELQKMLIGRAVCERYQ encoded by the coding sequence ATGCTTAAGCGCTTTCTGTCGCCTGAGCAAAACGATTACCTGCACGCATTCGAACACTTCTCCGCTACCGAGGTTGCCCCGCATGCCGATGACTGGGACCGGCAGGAAGCGACCCCTTCGTCCATCGTGCAGAAACTGGCCCGCAAGGGTTGGTTGGGCGGTCTCGCCAGCCGCGAGAATGGCGGGCTGGGTTTCGATGCCACCACCTTTGGCCTGCTCAATATGGCTGTCGGCGCCGGTAGTGGCTCGCTGACGGGGCTGCTCAACGTCCATTCGATGGTGTTGAAATCCATCGAAGACTGGGGCAGTGCGGAGCAAAAGCAGCGTTATCTGCCAACGCTGGTACGTGGCGAGCTGGTCGGCGCCTTTGCCCAGACCGAAGTATCGGCAGGCGGCGATTCGGGCAATCTGAAGACCCGATTCGAAGAAGATGGCGACGAGTTGCGCATCACCGGCCAGAAGACCTGGATCACCTATGCCCAGACCGCCGACCTGTTCATGGTCTTCGGCAAGCTGGGGGGGCTCGATACCGCCGTGCTGGTGCCCAAGGGCACGCCGGGTTTCACCATTACGCCCAAGCACAATATGCTGGGCTTCAAGAGCGCGCATCTGGCCGTGCTGGACTTTGCCGATTGCCGCGTTCCCAAGGCAAATATCGTCGGCAAGCCTGGCTTTGGCCAGAGCCTGATCTCGACCGGCGCCCTCGACTATGGCCGCATCAGTGTGGCCTGGGCTGCGCTGGGCATCCAGCAGGCGGCATTGGCTGCATCGGCACGCCGTGCCAGCTCGCGCTCCGCTTTTGGCGTCATGCTGGCCGACCAAGGCCTGATCCGTGGTTATCTAGCCGAAATGTCGGGCAGTTTGCTGGCTTCGCAAATGGTCTGCCTATCGGCTACCCACGCCAAGGAAGCGCGCGAAGAAGATGCGCTGGAGCAGATCCTGCAGGCGAAGCTGTTTGCTTCGCGCCAGGCAGGCGAGGCGGCCGACAAGGCGGTGCAGATCCACGGCGGACATGGTTGCGACGAGGCCAACGGCATCAGCCGCTTGTTCCGCGATGCCAAGATCCTGCAAGTGGTCGAAGGCAGCAATGAGCTGCAGAAAATGCTGATCGGCCGCGCCGTCTGCGAGCGCTATCAGTAA
- a CDS encoding cation:proton antiporter, whose product MHGAHFIQDLAVIMLVAGLVTVLFHKLKQPVVLGYLIAGLIIGPHTPPYTLITDEATINTLAELGVVFLMFSLGLEFSLKKLTKVGAAALVAASAEIVLMVWIGYEVGRAFGWRTMDSLFLGAMLSISSTTIIVKALDELKLKQEGFAKLIFGVLIVEDVLAIAMLALLSGIAMTGSVQIEEVGATLGKLAIFITVALVAGLLLVPRLLAYVAQSASREMLLVTVLGICFGFCLFALKLGYSVALGAFIIGAVMAESEHLKTIENLIEPIRDLFSAIFFVAIGLMLNPAVLVQYAWPIALLTIVVVVGKVVSCGLGVFISGNDPRTSLRVGMGLAQIGEFSFIIAALGASLKVTSDFLYPIAVAVSAITTLLTPYLIKGADQTGNVLGKLMPRRTAEVLGVYSQWLASLRLEGDQAVLAGMIRRILLQVAVNCMLVAAIFLGGAWLGEHLSHLLNWYKAVLWGAALLLSLPFLVAIYRKLVALAMLLAEIGIADNRAGTYTPQVRKLVSRLIPLAALVGIGFGIAALSAAILPPWELLWLVLAIALLLLLVLHRAMVAIHARLQIALLETLEDNSRH is encoded by the coding sequence ATGCACGGCGCGCATTTTATTCAGGATCTCGCGGTCATCATGCTGGTGGCGGGGCTGGTCACGGTGCTATTCCACAAGCTCAAGCAGCCTGTCGTGCTCGGCTACTTGATCGCAGGCCTGATCATCGGGCCGCATACGCCGCCATATACCCTGATCACCGACGAAGCCACCATCAATACCCTGGCCGAGCTGGGGGTGGTGTTCCTGATGTTTTCGCTGGGCCTGGAGTTCAGTCTCAAAAAGCTGACCAAGGTCGGCGCCGCCGCGCTGGTGGCGGCCTCGGCCGAGATCGTGCTGATGGTCTGGATAGGTTACGAGGTGGGGCGGGCCTTCGGCTGGCGCACCATGGACTCGCTGTTTCTCGGCGCAATGCTGTCGATTTCCTCGACGACCATCATCGTCAAGGCGCTGGATGAGCTGAAACTGAAGCAGGAAGGTTTTGCCAAGCTGATCTTCGGCGTCCTGATCGTCGAGGATGTGTTGGCAATCGCCATGCTGGCCTTGCTGTCCGGTATCGCCATGACCGGTTCGGTGCAGATCGAGGAGGTGGGGGCTACCCTGGGTAAGCTGGCCATCTTCATTACCGTGGCGCTGGTGGCCGGCCTTTTGCTGGTGCCGCGCCTGCTGGCCTACGTGGCGCAGAGCGCCAGCCGCGAAATGCTGCTGGTGACCGTGCTGGGCATCTGCTTCGGTTTCTGCCTGTTCGCACTCAAGCTCGGCTATAGCGTGGCGCTGGGCGCGTTTATCATCGGTGCGGTGATGGCCGAATCGGAGCATCTCAAGACCATCGAAAACCTGATCGAGCCGATACGCGACTTGTTCAGCGCGATCTTCTTCGTCGCCATCGGGCTGATGCTCAACCCGGCCGTACTGGTGCAGTACGCGTGGCCCATCGCGCTGCTGACCATCGTGGTGGTGGTGGGTAAGGTGGTCAGCTGCGGGCTGGGTGTCTTTATCTCGGGCAACGATCCACGCACTTCGCTGCGCGTGGGCATGGGCTTGGCGCAGATCGGCGAATTCAGTTTCATCATCGCCGCCCTCGGCGCCAGCCTCAAGGTGACCAGCGATTTCCTCTATCCCATCGCGGTAGCCGTCTCCGCCATCACGACCCTGCTTACGCCCTATCTGATAAAGGGTGCCGACCAGACCGGCAACGTGCTGGGCAAGCTGATGCCAAGACGTACCGCCGAGGTGTTGGGCGTATATAGCCAATGGTTGGCCAGCCTGCGGTTGGAAGGCGATCAGGCCGTGCTGGCCGGGATGATCCGGCGCATCCTGTTGCAGGTGGCGGTGAACTGCATGCTGGTGGCGGCCATCTTCCTGGGCGGGGCGTGGCTGGGCGAGCACCTCAGCCACCTGCTCAATTGGTACAAGGCCGTACTCTGGGGCGCGGCGCTGCTGCTGTCGCTGCCTTTCCTGGTGGCGATCTACCGCAAGCTGGTTGCCCTGGCCATGTTGCTGGCCGAGATCGGCATCGCCGACAACCGCGCCGGCACCTACACCCCGCAGGTGCGCAAACTGGTATCGCGCCTGATCCCCCTGGCCGCCTTGGTCGGGATCGGCTTCGGCATCGCGGCGCTGAGTGCGGCCATCCTGCCGCCGTGGGAGTTGCTGTGGCTGGTCCTTGCCATTGCGCTGCTATTGCTCCTGGTACTGCACCGCGCCATGGTGGCGATCCATGCGCGCCTGCAGATTGCCTTGCTCGAAACGCTGGAAGACAACAGCAGGCATTGA